ACATTTCCGGGCTGAAATAGCCCGTCATGGCCTTCTTGCCCTGACGGCTCGGCGCAACCGGGTTGCTGCTCGATCCGCTGCCGGAGCCTGCGCCAGTGCCACGGGCGATCGGCGCGGCCGCCCTCCCCTCCGGCTCGACCATCGCCGGCGCTGGCGCTGCATCGCGATCCCGCAATGCGAGCAATGATCCCTTCCGGCTCATGCGTTGGCCCTCCGCTTCCTAGATGCTTGCATGTTTACATGCTCGCATGTCCACTTGTAAAGCTGGCGCACCTCATCGGCCGCCTTGCCGCTCGGCTCGATCTCCATCGCCGTCTTGCCCTCGGCCGCCGCGTGGCGAAAGGCGGCGCGATCCGCGATATGGTGGGGGCAGGCGTCAAGCCCATAATCCTGCACGAGCTGCGCGGCTTCGTCATACATGCGCGGCGCGGTCGGGCTTCCCGCCGTGAAGATCACGAAAGCAGGCTTGCCGCGCATCTTCACAAGGCTGGCGGTCGTCTTGATCGCCGCCAAATCGAACGCGCTGGGGCGGCAAGGGATCAACACTAGGTCGGCCGCCTCGACGGCGGCGCTGGCGGCGCTGTCGGCGTGGGGCGGGGTGTCGATTACGATGAACGCCGCGCCCTGGCCCGTCGCCTGCTCGATCTTGGCGGCAAGGCGAGGGGGCGCGCTGTCGATCACGACCGGGGGCGCATCCTGTCGCCATGCCGCCCACTGGCTCGCCGTCGCCTGCGGGTCGACGTCGATCACAAGGGCGGTATGCCCGGAATCCTCGGCGGCGGCGGCCAGGTGCAAGGCGAGGGTGGTTTTCCCCGCGCCGCCCTTCTGGCTGATGATCGCGATTGTTGGCATGTGAATATCCTTACATGATCGCATGTTTGCATGTGGTCATACTGGCTTGCTCCGGTTGCGTCAACGAAACCCCGAACTGGCGCGCAGCGTCAATGAAACCCCGAATTGCGGGGAGGGGAGGGCGGTCTAGCCGTCGTCGCCGCCCTCATCCTCGCTGCCGTCGTCCAGCGGCTCATGCTCCATGCGGCCGTGATCCTCGATCGGGCAAAGCGGCGCTCCGGCCAGCTCAAGCCATTTGCGCGCGGTCCTCACGGTATAGCCGCACGTCGCGCACTCGCATTTGAGCATCCGGGTTTTCTGCTTCTTCGGCGCGGTCGACTCCCCATCGGTGTCGAGACGGGCATGGGGGAGGGGGCCAACGGCGTCCAAGATCGGCGCGACGGCCGCAAGAAACGCCTCGCCGGGGGTGGTGGCGCGCATCGGCCCGACGAGCCCCAGCCCCAGCGCGATCCGTTTAAACGCTTTCCCATGCCCTGCCGGGATGCCGACGGCGGCATGGACCAGCTCATGCGCGAGGATGGCCGCGATCTGCGCCGGCATGGCGTCAGGCGCGTGCGCGAGGTCGGGCCGGATGAAGATTTCAAAATGCCCGTCCGCGCTCAGCCGGTTATCCCAGCACTCGCCGATCGCCTTGCCCTTCCGGCCCGAGCTGGTGAAGCCGATCGCCACGCGGATACGCGCGGGCAGGGGAGCGTCCAACGCCGCGAACAAGGGGGCCATGCCCGCCGCCACCCGATTGAGCCAGCTTTCCCGGTTGTCCTGTTCCATACCTTCTACTCCCTTCAAATCGCCCTGCGGGGCGATGGCTGCGGCCATCGCTCCCGAGTTCGCGCGGAGCAGCCGGCGAGAGAGGGGGGCAGCGGGAATCTGCGGGAGTGGTGCGGGCGGGCGCTTCGCGCCAACCCGGTCCCGCTGATTGCCGTTGCTGGGGAGAGGCGGCCGGGACCGCCTTTCCCCATGCGAACGAACATCATGCCGGCGCACGCCGGCACCATGCCCGAGATCCGCTTGCGATCTCGGCCCCGCCATGTGGGTCGTCACCTTCGGCCAAGACCGCTTGCGGGCTTGGGGAGCGAAGCGAGTAGAGCCACGGTGCCGCGCAGCGGCAGGCGCAGTCTCCTCGCCTAGATTGAAATTGTTGCTCAAATGAGCTACATCGTTCGTCTGACTAGGGAGATTCCAATGGCTGCTACCGCGTTCGTGCGTGCGCGCATCGACGAAACATTGAAGGATGAAGCCGCCGCCGTCCTAGCCGAGCTGGGGCTGACGGTTTCCGATGTGGTCCGCATGACGCTTACGCGGGTCGCCAAGGACCATGCCTTGCCGTTCGAGCTGAAGGTGCCCAACGCCGAGACGCGCGCCGCGATCGAATCGTCCCGCGCGACCATGAAGGCGCGTCGTGCGCGCTTCACCGATCCCAAGGAACTGTTCGATGCCCTCGACCAAGAAGCCCGCCAGCAGTAAGCGGGCTTCGTTCCCAAGAGAGGCATCCTACGAAAAGCGGTTCGTCAAGGATTGGGAGCGGCTGTCGCGCAGCGGCCGCTACAACATGAACCAGCTCAAGGAAGCGATGATGCTGCTCATCGCCAACGATGCGCCGCTTGGCCCGGAATGGCTGGACCACGCCCTCAAGGGCGATTGGAGCGATCATCGCGAGTGCCATATCGGCGGCGATTTCCTGCTGATCTACACGATTGAGGGCAATCTGGTGAACTTCGTGCGCGCGGGAACCCATTCGGAACTGTTCGAGTAATCGGCTCGACGGCCGAACGTTTGGAAGGCAGGGCAATGAACGCCGACGACATGAAGGTCGAAACCTTCGCCTGCGTCTTTGACGCAATCGCCGACACGCCGGAGGAGGCGACGGAGTTGAGGACGCGCGCGGACCTGATGCGGGGCATCACCGCGCGGGTGAAGTCGTGGGACGTGCCGCTGGGCGAGGCCGCCAAGCGGCTCGGGCTGACGCCGCCCCGCCTCAACGACCTCCTGCGCGGGAAGTTTAACAGATTCTCGCTGGATGACCTGATGACCGCCGCGACGGCGGCGGGCATCGCGCCGCCGGCACCGCGCAAAAGCTCGTGGGATGACCTGCGCGGGATAGTGAAGGGCAACGGCGCGCGGTTCACGATCGAGGAAATCAACGACGCCATCGCCGAAGCCGGCGCAGCAGCCGGCATGGCCGGGATGAACGACCATGACGGGGACTGATCGAAACGGCGAAATCCTTTATCCACCGATGGAGGCGGCCGAAATCCGGCGGTGCGCCAGGAGAGCGGTTTGAGCCAGGCCGGGTTTGCGCGCTTGCTGTGGGCGCACAAGCGCACGGTCCAGCGCTGGGAGGCCGGCACGATGCGGCCGACTGGCGCGGCGCTCGCCTTGCTGACGCTGGTGAAGCGGCGCGGCATCCAGATTCTCACCTAGAAGGATTGATAGAATGGCCGGCCATCGCCCCTTTTCCGATCTTATGAAAGATTGGAGTCCCGAGCGCCGCGCGCGTAATGAGGCCCATAAGGCGAAGTTGGAGGCCGAGTTGATGGGCCGCGCTGCTACGCGCGATGCGATCGAAGAACTGGAAGCTGGCAAGGGCGTGCGCTTCACCAGCGTTGAGGCGCTTATGTCTGATCTCCATGATGACGATTGATCGACCCGAAACGGCGGCCGAGTTTTTCGCGCGGCGCTCCAAAGGTCGTGCGGTGGGTGATCTCGACCGCATTCTCGACAAGGTGCCTGATCGGCCGCCGGAACCCGGCGACGAATTGAAGGCTGGACGCCCGATCGCCTACATCGCCGGTAATCGGCGAGGGTGCCGCGAGATCCGCGCACGCGATCTCGCCCGCCATGTGGGCCGGAACCTTGGGCCAGGACCGCTTGCGGGCTTGGGGAGCGCAACGAGTAGGGCCACGGTGCCAGCGCCAGGCGCTTAGATCATTTTGGCTATCAGCCTTGCACTAGTGCAACCTTTGCACTACATTGAAGCATGGTCACGATGTTTCGCGGTCCCCGCTGGAAAATTGCCGTCTATGGCCGCGATCATGGCGTGCCGCATTTCCACATCGAAGGCCCGGATTTCCGCTGCTCGGTGGCGATTGCATCGTTTGACGTGATCGTGGGCACCGTGTCGGCGGCGGTCTTGAAGGACGCATTGGAATGGGCGCGGCCTAATCAGGCTTTGCTCATGCAGACGTGGCAGGAGTTGAACGGATGAACATCACCGACAAGGCCCGCACCATTACCGCCGTGCGCGCGACCGGGCCGTCATCGCTGCATCTGTCCTGGTCGGAAGGGACGGCGGCTGATCTCGATCTTGGCGCGGTCCTCGCCGATCGCGCCTTTGCCGCGCTGCGCGATCCGGGCGAGTTCGCCAAGGTCGAAGTGGGCGATTGGGGTCATAGCCTGGCCTGGCCTTCGGGTGCGGAGCTGGGCGCGGACATGCTGTGGCTCGAAACGCTGTCGGCAACCGGGCATGGCGATGTGCGCGCCTTCCTCGAATGGCGGCTGCGCCATGCGCTGTCGCTGTCGAAGGCGGCCGATGCGCTTGGCGTCTCGCGCCGCATGGTCGCCTACTACTCCAACGGCGAAAAGAAGGTGCCGAAACCAATCTTGCTGGCGTGCCGGGGCTGGGAAGCCAGCAATGGGCTATACCGGGCCGCCTAACCGGACATGAGAGCGATCTTCATCCGCCACGGCGAAAACACCGGCAACGCCGGCGTGCCCTGCCACGATCTCGCGACGATCGCGCTGACGGAGCGCGGCCACGAACAGGCGCGCGCGGTCGCGGCGAGCTGGACGCAAGCGCCCGCGCTCATCGTCACCTCGCCCTATACCCGCACCCGGCAGACGGCCGCGCCGACGATCGCGCGCTTTCCAGGCGTGCCGGTGGAAGTGTGGCCGATCGAAGAGTTCACCTATTTGCAACCTGCGCGCTGGAACGGCACGCGCAGCGCCGAACGGATGCCGCACCTAGAACGCTATTGGCGCGAGGCCGATCCTGACTACTGCGACGGGGAAGGGGCGGAGAGTTTCAGCACCCTGTTACGGCGCTGCGAGGCGGCGCTAACGCGCCTCGCCGCCATGCCTGCGGGATCGCTGGCCTATGTGTTCGGGCATGGGCAGTTCATCCAGGCCGCGCGCGCGATCGTCGCCGACGCCCATCTGGACGATCGGGCCAAGATGCGCGCTTTCTGGCGCAAGGGCGAGCCGCCCGCGATCGGCAACGCGCAGCGGGTAGGGTTTCATTGGCAGGGCGACCGCTGGACCTGCGCGCCCGCGCTCGCCGCCTAGATCAACACGCGCTCCACCTCGTCCAGCGTCACGTCATCGGGGCGGCGGTCATAGAGCTGGGTGGTGCGCGTCGAGCTATGGTTCGCCATCGTCGCGGCCGTCTCCAACGTGCCGCCATTCTTCAAATAGGTGGTGATCCCGGTCGCGCGGAAACTGTGGTTGCCGATCGCCGTCCCGATCCCGGCCGCCGCCGCGCGCCGGCGCACCATCGCGAAGGCGTTGGCTTGGGGCAGGGGGGTATCGCTTAGTCGCTTAGTGCTGCGCGCGATCGTGCGGAATAGCGGCCCCTTGCGGTCCTCGCGCAGCTCGCAACCGTCGATATAGGCGGTTAGATAATCCTCTAGATTGTGGTGGCAGGGCATTTCATGGCGCTTGCCGCCTTTCTCATGCAGGCGGACCCATAGCCGCCGATTCTGCATGAACACGTCCTCGACCCGCATCGCCAGCGCCGCGCCGATCCGCGCGAAGCTATAGACCATGAGACCGATCAGCGCGCGGTCGCGCAGGCCCGCATGGGTGGTCACGTCGATGCTGTCGAGCAACCGCCGCGCCTCGTCGGGGGCCAGTACCGGCGTCTTGCCGCGCCGCTGGCTATGCGCCGGCCCGCGCACCGATCCGGCCGGGTTCGCCGGCACGGCATGACCCGTCACCAGCCAGTCGAACAGGTGGCGCACGCCGGCGAGCTGCTGCTTGACGCTGGGGGCGGCCAGCTCGCGCCCCAGCGCCTCGACCCAGGCCGCGACATGAAGCGGCTGCACCTGGGCGAGCGAGGCGACGCCGCGCGCCTCGCACCAGGCCAGGAAGTCGCCGGCCGCCCGCGCATAGGCGCGGCGTGTATGCGGATTGCGGATGGTGACGGCGAAGAACTCAAGGAATCGAAGCTGCGCGCGCTCGTCGGCCGCCGCGATCAGCGCCGGCAACGCCAGCGCGGGCGCGGGCGCGGGGAGGGGGGCGAGCTGGTTCATCGCGCGATCTTCTCCCATCGCGCCGGCGCGGGACGCGGCGCGGCCATCTTGCGGCGCAGCTCG
This is a stretch of genomic DNA from Sphingopyxis macrogoltabida. It encodes these proteins:
- a CDS encoding ribbon-helix-helix domain-containing protein; this encodes MSRKGSLLALRDRDAAPAPAMVEPEGRAAAPIARGTGAGSGSGSSSNPVAPSRQGKKAMTGYFSPEMSFAMHMTARKHGMSLQDAMAEAFNDWLRKMGESPVGK
- the parA gene encoding ParA family partition ATPase → MPTIAIISQKGGAGKTTLALHLAAAAEDSGHTALVIDVDPQATASQWAAWRQDAPPVVIDSAPPRLAAKIEQATGQGAAFIVIDTPPHADSAASAAVEAADLVLIPCRPSAFDLAAIKTTASLVKMRGKPAFVIFTAGSPTAPRMYDEAAQLVQDYGLDACPHHIADRAAFRHAAAEGKTAMEIEPSGKAADEVRQLYKWTCEHVNMQASRKRRANA
- a CDS encoding SprT-like domain-containing protein, which encodes MEQDNRESWLNRVAAGMAPLFAALDAPLPARIRVAIGFTSSGRKGKAIGECWDNRLSADGHFEIFIRPDLAHAPDAMPAQIAAILAHELVHAAVGIPAGHGKAFKRIALGLGLVGPMRATTPGEAFLAAVAPILDAVGPLPHARLDTDGESTAPKKQKTRMLKCECATCGYTVRTARKWLELAGAPLCPIEDHGRMEHEPLDDGSEDEGGDDG
- a CDS encoding type II toxin-antitoxin system RelB/DinJ family antitoxin; this translates as MAATAFVRARIDETLKDEAAAVLAELGLTVSDVVRMTLTRVAKDHALPFELKVPNAETRAAIESSRATMKARRARFTDPKELFDALDQEARQQ
- a CDS encoding type II toxin-antitoxin system YafQ family toxin; translation: MPSTKKPASSKRASFPREASYEKRFVKDWERLSRSGRYNMNQLKEAMMLLIANDAPLGPEWLDHALKGDWSDHRECHIGGDFLLIYTIEGNLVNFVRAGTHSELFE
- a CDS encoding helix-turn-helix domain-containing protein, translating into MNADDMKVETFACVFDAIADTPEEATELRTRADLMRGITARVKSWDVPLGEAAKRLGLTPPRLNDLLRGKFNRFSLDDLMTAATAAGIAPPAPRKSSWDDLRGIVKGNGARFTIEEINDAIAEAGAAAGMAGMNDHDGD
- a CDS encoding helix-turn-helix domain-containing protein; amino-acid sequence: MSQAGFARLLWAHKRTVQRWEAGTMRPTGAALALLTLVKRRGIQILT
- a CDS encoding DUF4160 domain-containing protein, translating into MVTMFRGPRWKIAVYGRDHGVPHFHIEGPDFRCSVAIASFDVIVGTVSAAVLKDALEWARPNQALLMQTWQELNG
- a CDS encoding DUF2442 domain-containing protein; its protein translation is MNITDKARTITAVRATGPSSLHLSWSEGTAADLDLGAVLADRAFAALRDPGEFAKVEVGDWGHSLAWPSGAELGADMLWLETLSATGHGDVRAFLEWRLRHALSLSKAADALGVSRRMVAYYSNGEKKVPKPILLACRGWEASNGLYRAA
- a CDS encoding histidine phosphatase family protein; the encoded protein is MRAIFIRHGENTGNAGVPCHDLATIALTERGHEQARAVAASWTQAPALIVTSPYTRTRQTAAPTIARFPGVPVEVWPIEEFTYLQPARWNGTRSAERMPHLERYWREADPDYCDGEGAESFSTLLRRCEAALTRLAAMPAGSLAYVFGHGQFIQAARAIVADAHLDDRAKMRAFWRKGEPPAIGNAQRVGFHWQGDRWTCAPALAA
- a CDS encoding tyrosine-type recombinase/integrase, which translates into the protein MNQLAPLPAPAPALALPALIAAADERAQLRFLEFFAVTIRNPHTRRAYARAAGDFLAWCEARGVASLAQVQPLHVAAWVEALGRELAAPSVKQQLAGVRHLFDWLVTGHAVPANPAGSVRGPAHSQRRGKTPVLAPDEARRLLDSIDVTTHAGLRDRALIGLMVYSFARIGAALAMRVEDVFMQNRRLWVRLHEKGGKRHEMPCHHNLEDYLTAYIDGCELREDRKGPLFRTIARSTKRLSDTPLPQANAFAMVRRRAAAAGIGTAIGNHSFRATGITTYLKNGGTLETAATMANHSSTRTTQLYDRRPDDVTLDEVERVLI